In Paralcaligenes sp. KSB-10, the following are encoded in one genomic region:
- a CDS encoding CaiB/BaiF CoA-transferase family protein: MSLPLTGVRIIAVEQYGAGPFGTQHLADMGAEIIKIENPAEGGDVGRLVGPHYFGPGDSHFFEAFNRNKKSLTLNLKHPESRAVFIDLVKSADATFDNLRGDLAGKLGLTYADLGVHNPGIVCGHLSAYGRTGPRAAWPGYDYLMQAEAGYLSVTGEPEGPPARFGLSIVDLMTGVTAVMGLLAGIIDARANGKGRDIDVSLFDVALTNLNYVAAWYLNDGVRVKREPRSAHPSLTPSQLYRTQDGWLFVMCNKEKFWPLLAQAIGKPEWATHPDYANYKARLANREQLTHDLDAVLGTASTAQWLERLSGIVPVAPVYDVAEALDNPFVHEQGCIMEAPHPARGTIRTLASPVRCSGGAEKIGIAPTLGEHTRELLRGIGYDEDRIDHLSRSGAL; encoded by the coding sequence ATGAGCCTGCCACTTACCGGTGTTCGAATCATTGCCGTCGAGCAGTACGGCGCGGGCCCCTTCGGCACGCAGCACCTGGCCGACATGGGCGCGGAAATCATCAAGATCGAGAATCCGGCCGAGGGTGGAGACGTAGGCCGGCTGGTCGGTCCGCACTATTTCGGGCCGGGCGACAGTCACTTCTTCGAGGCCTTCAATCGCAACAAGAAGAGCCTGACGCTCAATCTCAAGCACCCCGAAAGCCGTGCCGTGTTCATCGATCTGGTGAAAAGCGCCGACGCCACCTTCGACAACCTGCGCGGCGACCTCGCGGGCAAACTGGGCCTTACCTACGCAGATCTTGGCGTGCACAATCCAGGCATCGTCTGCGGGCACCTGTCGGCCTATGGGCGAACCGGCCCGCGCGCCGCATGGCCGGGATACGACTACCTCATGCAGGCCGAGGCCGGCTACCTTTCCGTCACAGGCGAGCCCGAAGGCCCGCCCGCACGTTTCGGCCTGTCCATCGTCGACTTGATGACCGGCGTCACTGCGGTGATGGGGCTGCTGGCGGGCATCATCGACGCGCGCGCCAATGGCAAAGGGCGCGACATCGACGTGAGCCTGTTCGACGTTGCGCTCACCAACCTGAACTATGTGGCCGCCTGGTATCTCAACGACGGTGTGCGGGTCAAGCGCGAACCGCGCTCGGCGCACCCTTCGCTCACTCCCAGCCAGCTTTACCGCACGCAGGACGGCTGGCTTTTTGTGATGTGCAACAAAGAGAAGTTCTGGCCCCTGCTCGCGCAGGCGATCGGCAAACCAGAGTGGGCGACACATCCCGACTATGCGAACTACAAGGCTCGCCTGGCCAATCGCGAACAACTCACGCACGACCTCGACGCGGTTCTGGGCACGGCAAGCACTGCCCAATGGCTGGAACGGCTGTCCGGCATCGTGCCGGTGGCCCCTGTGTACGATGTGGCCGAGGCTCTGGACAACCCGTTCGTGCACGAGCAGGGTTGCATCATGGAAGCCCCCCATCCCGCACGCGGGACCATCCGCACGCTCGCCTCGCCGGTCCGTTGTTCCGGTGGCGCGGAGAAGATCGGCATCGCGCCGACGCTCGGAGAGCACACAAGGGAGCTTCTGCGCGGGATCGGTTACGATGAAGATCGTATCGACCACCTGTCCCGATCCGGAGCCCTCTGA
- a CDS encoding GntR family transcriptional regulator, protein MQPSSPPLAHQPQYALVAQRLIEDITSGRYPVGSLLPPELELCTQFGVSRHTAREAIRRLQERGLVTRQRGIGTTVKASRVEGRYVQTTATIADLPRYVEDTLLVTTQAEEMIADEALAELLKCPPGQRWVKVTGFRHVNKGKLPMALTDIYINAAYGGIRKLIGTMKVPVYTMIERQYSLTIVEVQQEISATIINSVDAKRLSVKPGSAGLVVTRRYLNDNDRIIEVAVNLHPADRFSYSMSMRLHMPADADA, encoded by the coding sequence GTGCAACCTTCCTCCCCCCCGCTCGCGCATCAACCCCAGTATGCACTGGTCGCGCAACGCCTCATTGAGGACATCACCAGCGGCCGCTACCCTGTGGGGAGCCTCCTGCCCCCCGAACTCGAGCTGTGCACGCAGTTCGGGGTGAGCCGTCATACGGCGCGTGAGGCTATCCGGCGATTGCAGGAACGCGGGTTGGTCACTCGCCAGCGGGGGATAGGCACTACAGTGAAAGCAAGCCGGGTAGAGGGCCGCTATGTCCAGACCACCGCAACGATCGCGGACCTGCCGCGTTACGTCGAAGACACGCTGCTCGTCACCACGCAGGCCGAGGAGATGATCGCGGATGAGGCTCTTGCCGAGCTCCTGAAGTGCCCGCCCGGGCAGCGCTGGGTGAAGGTGACAGGCTTTCGCCATGTCAACAAGGGGAAACTCCCGATGGCGCTCACCGATATCTACATCAACGCGGCCTACGGGGGCATTCGTAAACTCATCGGCACGATGAAAGTGCCTGTCTACACTATGATCGAGAGGCAGTACAGTCTGACCATCGTTGAGGTGCAGCAGGAGATCAGCGCCACTATCATCAACTCGGTCGACGCCAAGCGCCTGAGCGTTAAGCCGGGCTCGGCGGGCCTTGTCGTAACGCGCCGCTATTTGAATGACAATGACCGCATTATCGAGGTGGCCGTGAACCTGCATCCGGCCGACCGTTTCTCCTATTCGATGTCGATGCGCCTCCATATGCCGGCCGATGCGGATGCGTAG